The following coding sequences are from one Streptococcus sp. NPS 308 window:
- a CDS encoding AAA family ATPase, with product MAENDFNLLPLLDYINPATVDYQTWVNVGMALKHEGYTASDWDNWSQNDSRYKKFECFKKWDTFNEEAGTIVTGATITQLAKENGWVSQSSYDSDNAHELGWTDTIDRDYRVIDKDWIEGKEIHEPTIWNPVQEIIKYLETLFEAGENVGYVTKCYPKTDDETGEIVKWLPTKGAYDRTAGELIQLLQECNGDIGAVLGDYHEEAGAWVRFNPVDGKGAKNENVTDFRYALVESDSMPIDKQNAIYKELELPIVALVHSGNKSLHAIVKVDAKNYEEYRNRVDYLYKICQKNGIIVDTQNRNPSRLSRMPGFIRNGQKQFLVDTNIGKTDWDEWYQYIEDLNDDLPDPEGLADSWDNLPELAPELIKGVLRQGHKMLIAGPSKAGKSFALIEMSIAIAEGKKWLGWDCTQGRVLYVNLELDRPSALHRFRDVYQAMGLPPQNISNIDIWNLRGKTVPMDKLAPKLIRRALKKNYIAVIIDPIYKVLTGDENSADQMAHFTNQFDKVATELGSSVIYCHHHSKGSQGGKKSMDRASGSGVFARDPDALIDLVELEVSEELLTQRLNQAACEVYKQALQERNNAYYQQNVGLDDLLSPAQMRTHFEKGIPDVMERAPFVDKLEEARKKIQIATAWRVEGTLREFAKFKPVNMWFSYPVHALDETGVLADIQLDDDKPGWMKAKETRKKNAKEDKKQKLIEFDEAIENANFGEPPSKEDVAEYLGVSIKTVTRRLNSSKKYWFDKNSNSIKEKGQDHKNVVVSE from the coding sequence GTGGCAGAGAATGATTTTAACTTATTGCCGTTGCTGGATTATATCAATCCTGCCACGGTAGATTACCAGACTTGGGTGAATGTGGGCATGGCCTTAAAACATGAAGGATATACAGCATCTGACTGGGATAACTGGTCACAAAACGATAGCCGGTACAAGAAATTTGAATGCTTCAAGAAATGGGATACCTTCAACGAAGAAGCAGGAACTATTGTAACAGGTGCCACGATTACCCAGCTAGCAAAAGAAAATGGCTGGGTGTCGCAATCCAGCTACGATAGCGATAACGCTCATGAGTTAGGCTGGACCGATACAATAGACCGTGATTATCGTGTCATTGATAAAGACTGGATTGAAGGTAAGGAGATTCATGAGCCGACAATTTGGAATCCGGTGCAAGAAATCATCAAATACCTTGAAACACTTTTTGAAGCTGGTGAAAATGTAGGTTATGTGACCAAATGCTATCCAAAGACTGACGACGAAACTGGCGAGATTGTCAAATGGCTGCCAACCAAGGGAGCTTACGACCGTACAGCTGGTGAGTTGATTCAGCTCTTACAAGAATGTAATGGAGATATTGGAGCTGTCCTTGGTGACTATCACGAAGAAGCTGGCGCATGGGTTCGCTTCAATCCCGTGGATGGCAAGGGTGCCAAGAACGAAAACGTGACAGATTTCAGATATGCCCTGGTTGAATCCGACAGTATGCCAATCGATAAGCAAAATGCCATCTACAAAGAACTTGAATTACCGATTGTTGCCTTGGTTCATAGCGGAAATAAGTCGCTACATGCCATCGTCAAAGTAGATGCCAAGAATTACGAAGAATACCGTAACCGGGTTGATTATCTTTATAAAATCTGTCAAAAGAACGGCATTATCGTCGATACACAGAATCGAAATCCAAGTAGACTATCTCGTATGCCTGGGTTCATACGTAATGGACAGAAGCAATTCTTGGTAGATACCAATATCGGTAAGACTGATTGGGATGAATGGTATCAATACATTGAAGATTTGAACGATGATTTACCTGATCCTGAAGGATTGGCCGACAGTTGGGATAATTTACCAGAATTGGCTCCTGAGTTGATTAAGGGCGTTCTTCGACAAGGTCACAAGATGCTAATTGCTGGACCATCTAAGGCTGGTAAGTCATTCGCTTTGATTGAGATGTCAATCGCAATTGCAGAGGGGAAGAAGTGGCTCGGTTGGGATTGTACGCAAGGGCGTGTCCTCTATGTCAATCTGGAGCTAGACCGTCCGTCTGCCCTGCATCGATTCCGCGATGTTTATCAAGCCATGGGATTACCACCACAGAATATCAGTAACATAGATATCTGGAATCTACGCGGCAAGACCGTACCGATGGACAAGCTGGCGCCTAAGTTAATCCGTCGAGCTTTGAAGAAAAATTATATCGCAGTTATCATTGACCCGATTTACAAGGTACTTACTGGTGACGAGAACAGCGCAGACCAAATGGCGCACTTTACCAATCAATTCGATAAGGTAGCTACAGAGTTAGGCTCTAGCGTTATCTACTGCCATCACCACTCAAAGGGGAGTCAAGGTGGCAAGAAGTCCATGGACCGTGCTAGTGGTTCGGGTGTATTCGCTCGGGATCCTGACGCGCTTATCGACTTAGTAGAGCTGGAAGTGTCCGAAGAATTGCTTACTCAAAGACTGAATCAAGCAGCGTGCGAGGTTTACAAGCAGGCTTTACAAGAACGAAATAACGCTTATTACCAACAGAATGTCGGACTAGATGATCTCTTGAGTCCTGCGCAGATGAGAACGCACTTTGAGAAAGGGATTCCGGACGTGATGGAACGTGCTCCATTCGTGGATAAGCTCGAAGAAGCTCGCAAAAAGATCCAGATAGCAACTGCATGGCGTGTCGAAGGCACGCTTCGAGAGTTTGCCAAATTTAAGCCAGTCAACATGTGGTTCAGCTATCCAGTGCATGCGCTTGATGAGACGGGCGTGCTGGCGGATATCCAATTGGACGATGATAAACCGGGGTGGATGAAAGCTAAAGAAACTCGCAAAAAGAACGCAAAGGAAGACAAAAAGCAAAAACTGATAGAGTTTGACGAAGCAATCGAAAACGCGAACTTCGGCGAACCACCCTCAAAAGAAGATGTAGCTGAGTATTTAGGAGTGTCTATAAAAACAGTTACTCGCAGATTGAATTCATCTAAAAAATATTGGTTCGACAAGAACTCAAATTCGATAAAAGAAAAAGGACAAGACCATAAAAACGTGGTCGTGTCCGAATAA
- a CDS encoding RusA family crossover junction endodeoxyribonuclease gives MSIEFFLPMQKIPTTTHQQKKVNVQFGKPIFYEPEELKNARAKFESLLAQHVPPDKIKGAIRLTVKWCFPRIKRSYDGQYKITKPDTDNLQKLLKDCMTKLGYWQDDAQVASEIVEKFWADTVGIYIKIEELP, from the coding sequence ATGTCTATTGAATTCTTTTTACCAATGCAAAAAATTCCAACGACGACCCACCAGCAAAAAAAGGTAAACGTACAATTTGGTAAGCCGATCTTTTATGAGCCAGAGGAGTTGAAAAATGCCAGAGCAAAATTCGAAAGCTTGCTTGCCCAGCATGTGCCTCCGGATAAAATTAAAGGAGCAATTCGACTGACAGTCAAGTGGTGCTTTCCTCGTATCAAAAGAAGCTACGATGGCCAGTACAAGATCACAAAGCCAGATACAGACAATCTGCAGAAGCTACTCAAGGACTGCATGACAAAACTTGGCTACTGGCAAGATGATGCACAAGTGGCCAGCGAGATTGTCGAGAAGTTCTGGGCAGACACTGTCGGGATCTATATCAAGATTGAGGAATTGCCATGA
- a CDS encoding DUF1642 domain-containing protein, with translation MNNQELIERIEGLKNIFGNKAEYIEIDAVIELISKLDEPEAGHADEAPRYVKNVLARLRELPLHNREVWLKAIMGEFEQEFSHAKWREGYEQGKFEGMVEREKVTIPQFVADWIEYCKVKKITLAHALYRSEGAINKSVYRWIVESLGHQETFARAWLDGYEVEKERKYIVTLKSSGQKLYYHTEDEDYIFSSYDGVFYSEYHTKTDLEENGMSWIFDCEGVEVQEVQE, from the coding sequence ATGAATAATCAGGAATTGATTGAACGGATAGAAGGCTTAAAAAATATTTTTGGCAACAAAGCAGAATATATTGAGATAGACGCGGTAATAGAACTTATTTCTAAACTAGACGAACCAGAAGCAGGTCACGCAGACGAAGCGCCACGCTATGTAAAGAACGTACTAGCACGATTGCGAGAATTGCCATTGCATAATCGTGAAGTTTGGCTAAAGGCTATCATGGGTGAATTTGAGCAGGAATTTAGTCATGCAAAATGGCGTGAAGGCTATGAGCAAGGCAAGTTTGAGGGTATGGTTGAACGTGAAAAAGTCACAATCCCGCAGTTTGTGGCGGATTGGATTGAGTATTGTAAAGTCAAGAAAATTACTTTAGCTCACGCACTATATCGTTCTGAAGGAGCAATAAACAAAAGTGTTTATCGTTGGATTGTCGAAAGCTTAGGTCACCAAGAAACCTTCGCTCGAGCATGGCTGGACGGCTACGAGGTCGAGAAAGAGAGGAAATACATTGTAACTCTGAAATCAAGTGGACAAAAGTTGTACTATCACACTGAAGATGAGGATTATATTTTCTCTAGCTATGATGGAGTATTCTATTCAGAATATCACACTAAAACTGATCTAGAAGAAAATGGTATGAGTTGGATATTCGATTGTGAGGGTGTGGAAGTTCAGGAGGTGCAAGAATGA
- a CDS encoding DUF1642 domain-containing protein, with translation MNKQELIKQELIKQIKKLFIFGVKDYIEREEVLKLVEQLNEPEKVRIPRFVADWVSYNKGWHKTLQYALANASDKVLSWLCEDKLNRQNIFAHAWLHGYILEKENRYLVKFKGLNPNYIFLKFHQYDNDKTWFVGGEQEYEFFRKHHTRKELEEAGFGWVFDCPGIEIEEVE, from the coding sequence ATGAATAAACAGGAATTGATTAAACAGGAATTGATTAAACAAATTAAAAAGTTATTTATATTTGGTGTAAAAGATTATATCGAGAGAGAGGAGGTTCTAAAACTTGTGGAACAACTAAACGAACCTGAAAAAGTCAGGATTCCACGTTTTGTTGCGGATTGGGTTTCTTACAATAAAGGATGGCATAAGACTTTGCAGTATGCACTAGCGAACGCTTCGGATAAAGTACTATCATGGCTTTGCGAAGATAAGCTAAACCGACAAAACATCTTCGCTCATGCTTGGTTGCACGGATATATACTAGAAAAAGAAAATCGGTATTTGGTGAAGTTTAAAGGACTTAATCCTAATTATATTTTTTTGAAATTTCATCAATATGATAATGATAAGACTTGGTTTGTTGGCGGAGAACAAGAATATGAATTTTTTAGAAAACACCACACCCGCAAAGAATTAGAAGAAGCTGGCTTCGGCTGGGTGTTCGATTGTCCAGGGATTGAGATTGAGGAGGTGGAGTGA
- a CDS encoding DUF1372 family protein, giving the protein MKRFIAIWILLSAGLNIWQSIQIKKLEEKRPMVVYKADNAGAEIFGKVVEKGRHGKLYTITIRDYGVFAVTKEVYEKVKVGDEVRI; this is encoded by the coding sequence ATGAAACGATTTATCGCAATCTGGATTTTATTGTCTGCTGGATTAAATATTTGGCAGAGTATCCAGATTAAGAAATTAGAAGAAAAGCGCCCGATGGTTGTCTACAAAGCGGATAACGCAGGCGCTGAGATATTCGGCAAGGTCGTCGAAAAAGGGCGACACGGCAAGTTATACACGATTACGATTCGTGACTACGGTGTGTTCGCGGTTACGAAGGAAGTGTACGAGAAAGTGAAAGTTGGGGATGAGGTGAGAATATGA
- a CDS encoding MazG-like family protein yields MNTLQNVKQWFIDRDLENGGRLDKQSLKLSEEFGELCAGYLKKNEQLTKDSIGDCAVVIVGLALLIKEDVNQIFKESDNIKRKDAMESFISLNANISEFQLSQGFASKELCRHNLVRCIGYLKSISYELGYNFVACFKMAYNEIKDRKGRWIDGTFVKEEDLG; encoded by the coding sequence ATGAACACACTACAAAATGTAAAGCAATGGTTTATAGACCGCGACCTTGAAAATGGTGGACGGCTGGACAAGCAGTCATTAAAACTGAGTGAGGAGTTTGGTGAGCTATGCGCTGGCTATCTCAAGAAGAATGAACAACTGACCAAGGATAGTATCGGAGACTGTGCAGTTGTGATTGTCGGGCTGGCCTTGCTCATCAAGGAAGATGTGAATCAGATTTTCAAAGAATCTGATAATATCAAGAGAAAAGATGCAATGGAAAGCTTCATCTCACTTAATGCAAATATTAGTGAGTTTCAACTATCACAAGGATTTGCTAGCAAGGAATTATGTCGGCATAATCTAGTACGTTGCATTGGTTATCTGAAATCAATCAGCTATGAACTTGGCTATAATTTTGTCGCCTGCTTTAAAATGGCATACAACGAAATCAAAGACCGTAAAGGTCGCTGGATTGACGGAACTTTCGTTAAAGAGGAGGATTTGGGATGA
- a CDS encoding YopX family protein, whose product MIPRFRVWDNEKKKFVEHFFITDNGLICNMEKPRSDHKLLIPVEKSELILMQSTGLFDKNGKEVFVGDIVKCTRGCLHEVYLEKEYGGTFIGGMPAIYLKGLREGYAWTEHEEIIGNIYENPELLEEKE is encoded by the coding sequence ATGATACCAAGATTTAGAGTGTGGGATAACGAAAAAAAGAAATTCGTAGAACATTTTTTTATCACAGATAACGGCTTGATTTGCAACATGGAAAAACCAAGATCAGATCACAAACTTCTTATCCCTGTCGAAAAGTCAGAATTGATTCTCATGCAATCAACAGGATTGTTTGACAAAAATGGCAAGGAAGTGTTCGTCGGTGACATCGTGAAATGTACAAGAGGATGTCTCCATGAAGTATATTTAGAAAAAGAATACGGTGGCACATTCATAGGCGGAATGCCTGCTATATATCTAAAAGGTTTGAGAGAAGGATATGCGTGGACTGAACACGAGGAAATCATTGGCAATATCTATGAAAATCCTGAGCTTTTGGAGGAGAAAGAATGA
- a CDS encoding helix-turn-helix domain-containing protein has protein sequence MMDYDKPLTKKQCELFAFMLKQKRIVNKVTLKELGSKLGYSIATISNWENLKSAPDLYNVEDVATYFNLPLNVFIGEG, from the coding sequence ATGATGGATTATGATAAACCTTTAACAAAAAAACAGTGTGAATTATTCGCTTTCATGCTAAAACAAAAGAGGATTGTTAACAAGGTTACTTTGAAGGAATTAGGAAGTAAACTAGGCTATTCAATCGCAACAATCTCAAATTGGGAGAATTTAAAATCCGCTCCTGATCTGTACAATGTTGAAGATGTAGCGACTTATTTCAATCTTCCTTTGAATGTTTTTATCGGAGAGGGGTGA
- a CDS encoding DUF1492 domain-containing protein has translation MKGQVFDSMPKSQNNDNRTEEMNIKAIDRITELYQEIEREYKEQEELVRAIEELEEPIENIVMRLLYIDGLPWSQIQRRLNCSPATIQRARDKSLVKLSKMFDSNDSK, from the coding sequence ATGAAAGGTCAGGTTTTTGACAGTATGCCGAAATCTCAGAACAATGATAATCGCACCGAAGAAATGAACATCAAGGCTATTGATCGTATTACTGAACTCTATCAGGAAATCGAGAGGGAATACAAGGAGCAAGAGGAACTTGTCAGAGCGATTGAAGAGTTAGAGGAGCCGATTGAGAACATCGTAATGCGATTGCTGTACATAGATGGTCTGCCTTGGTCGCAAATACAAAGAAGGTTGAATTGCAGTCCAGCTACTATCCAGCGGGCTAGGGATAAGTCCTTGGTTAAACTCTCTAAAATGTTTGATAGTAACGATAGTAAATGA